The region CAAAAGTCCATTCTAGCGTTATCTCTTGAGTATCCTAGCGTTGTTAAGTAGTTTATGAGCGCGTCAAGCCAGACGTACATAACGTGTTTGTCATCGTTTGCGCTCTTTGGTAGCTTTATGCCCCAGTCAAAGCTCGTTCTTGTGACTGAGAGATCTTTTAATCCGCCTTTTACAAAGCTTACGACCTCATTTTTCTTGCCCTTTGGGATGACGCAAAGCTCGTCGTTTTCATACCATTTTAAAAGTGCGTCTTCGTATTTTGAAAGCTTAAAAAAGTAGCTCTCTTCTTTAACCAAAGATGTCACGCGGCCGCAGTCTGGACAGCGGTTGTCTTCAAGCAGGTCTCTTTGGTTGAAAAATGTCTCACAGCTAACGCAGTAAAAGCCCTCGTATTCGCCCTTGTAGATATCGCCGTTTGCTTGCATCTTTTCAAAGACATTTTGCACGGTTTGCTTGTGCTCTTCGTCGGTTGTCCTTATGAAGTGGTTGTAGCTTATCTCAAATTCATCCCAAAGCGATCTAAATTTCGCACTGATCTCGTCTGCGTACTCTTTTGGCGTCTTGCCTCTAGCGCGAGCTGCTTGCTCGATCTTTTGACCATGCTCGTCTGTGCCAGTCATGAAGTAGGTCTCTTTGCCTTGCAAGCGGTTAAATCTAGCAAGCGTATCAGCGATGATAGTCGTGTAGGCGTGGCCGATGTGTGGCACGTCATTTACGTAATAAATCGGAGTAGTTATATAAGCTTTTTCTTTCATATTTTTCCTTTAAATTTAAAAATCAAATCCGCCGTCACTGCCGGTGTTGCCTTTTGACATCGAGTTGTAGCAGCTATTTACATACTCTATCCTCGTCTCGCAGTCAAAAAATGCCTCGCAGTTAAAACAGCTTTTGCGACCTTTTTGCTCTTGGCACTCTTGCATGATTTTAGCCTTTTGTTTTAGGGCTAGCTCAAATGCGTCAAGTGGCTCGTTTACTTGTGCTTCTTGCATTATTTTTGCTCGTAAAATTTATGCAAAAGAGAAATTTCATCACGCGAACCAAAGAAGCATGGCGTAGTTTGGTGAATTTTTTCTATTTTTATATCAAAGAGTGTTTGGTTTTTGCCGTTTGAGGTTGCGCCCTTTGCGTTTTCATATATAAAGGCAAAAGGGAGCACCTCAAAGACAACCCTTAGTTTGCCATTTGGATGATCGCTCGTTGCTGGGTAGCTAAAAAGACCGCCGCCTTTTAGTAAAATTTGATGCAAGTCGCTCACCATCGCACCTGAGTATCTTAGCCTGTAACCCTCGTTAAATAGCTCGTTTATGAAATTTCTATGCGTTTGGCTCCAGCCTTTTTGTGTAGCTCCTGTGGCGTTTAGCTTGCCTTTTTCTTTTAGCTCAAGCTCTTTTACAAATTTAAACTCGCCATCTTTGCCAAGTCTATAAAATTTAGGCAAAGCGCCCTTTTTCTCAGCAATTACTAGCTCAAGCCTTGGACCATAGATGCTGTAAGCTGCGGCTATTAAATTTTCTGGTTTTACCTCGTCTTCGTAGATGCCAAAGATCGAGCCAACGGCGAAATTTACATCAACTAGGCTTGAGCCATCGAGTGGATCGTAAGCGATGATAAATTTAGCGTTTTTATTTATCTCAAGCTCGTCCTCTTTCTCTTCGCTAATTAGCGCTTTTACGCACTCTAAGTCGCTAAATTTAGCCGTAATGATCTCGTCGCTTTTAACATCAAGCTTTAGCTGGGTATCACCAGTCGCGTTTTCGTGAGTTGTGTAGCCAAGATCGGCGTATTTTATGACCTCGCTTATCTCTTTTGCGATATCTTTAATGGTGTTAAAAATTTGGTTTAGTTCTTGCATTATACAGCCTTTGCATTTTTGATTATCCACGCACAAATGGCGTCTATATCGTCTAAATTTAGATTTGTGATCTCGTAGGGGATCTGCTTTTTATAAGTGGCGATCGCGTCTGAAAAGCTAAGATAAGCTTCATCGATCTCGCCTCTAAAGACGCTTAGTCTTGGTAGTGGCAGTGTCTTTAGCCCCTCTACTAAGAGCATGTCAAACTCGCCGATCATCCTTATGACCTCGTCTATGCCTTGCGAGCTTTGTGAAAAATAAGTCGTTCTAGTAGGACTCATCACAACTACGTCAGCTCCTGCCTGAGAAAATTTAAAGCTATCCTTGCCTTCAACGTCAAATTTGGCCTTGTCGCCTGGGTCGTGCTTGACTACAACGACCTTTAGCCCATCATCTATAAATTTTTTTGCGACTTTTAAGATAAGCGTCGTTTTTCCGCTATTTGAAGGGCCAGAAAAAGCAATGGCAAGTCTTTTCATAAGAGCCTTT is a window of Campylobacter concisus DNA encoding:
- a CDS encoding class 1 fructose-bisphosphatase, encoding MQELNQIFNTIKDIAKEISEVIKYADLGYTTHENATGDTQLKLDVKSDEIITAKFSDLECVKALISEEKEDELEINKNAKFIIAYDPLDGSSLVDVNFAVGSIFGIYEDEVKPENLIAAAYSIYGPRLELVIAEKKGALPKFYRLGKDGEFKFVKELELKEKGKLNATGATQKGWSQTHRNFINELFNEGYRLRYSGAMVSDLHQILLKGGGLFSYPATSDHPNGKLRVVFEVLPFAFIYENAKGATSNGKNQTLFDIKIEKIHQTTPCFFGSRDEISLLHKFYEQK
- the mobB gene encoding molybdopterin-guanine dinucleotide biosynthesis protein B produces the protein MKRLAIAFSGPSNSGKTTLILKVAKKFIDDGLKVVVVKHDPGDKAKFDVEGKDSFKFSQAGADVVVMSPTRTTYFSQSSQGIDEVIRMIGEFDMLLVEGLKTLPLPRLSVFRGEIDEAYLSFSDAIATYKKQIPYEITNLNLDDIDAICAWIIKNAKAV